The Anabas testudineus chromosome 14, fAnaTes1.2, whole genome shotgun sequence genome includes a region encoding these proteins:
- the LOC113170131 gene encoding F-box only protein 40-like — protein sequence MFLSFPTLTVSHRSRASRVRQHAHCDSCYSRRCRARVEVSVCCAFIPCRLHCGALFHLCKEEDHLLLCPNVRVPCLNAEYGCPVQLPRSSQAAHLQVCPASVVCCSMEWHRWPANDAHSYPNTELHENLLREKALGRCLDLAMALKDQERLFHSIKMRKLFPELIQSMEEEEKEEERKEEERRKENERKKKTALEKEAAAKEANAHTWVPFSTFQLHTSDEEDDEDEDKDEVEAEVQYEPGLTQEEREEIARASGVDAELLVKYNAWERMFSMEMGGCREAGGTAVAGRSQGLAKGSGKCLDTLMEEDTADTCMGATSSNLKQMGCAASSPCPTSNAKNFMYGHLEPMKIITVRTFKIPTSFCARQGRIRNPGFYRRASQAVDTSDLGVAPEQMPVWEEVQTSLLCSLEKEQRGHLIAERVCTDGLLQDEGTQTYNFLSAPFRRNTSLADLTAGKKLELHLQLQVESVTSRHHKASSAFTFLCGHTFQRREYGKHYKNVHSDIQMGVNGWFEQRCPLAYLGCTFSQRRFQPSTHEATVIYSENMGCFSLRPTFPGSVGDASQQSKSSVDSSTTQRNRKGRPGRGENSLTSLPYEVLCHVASFLDSFSLSQLALVSQLMRQVCSSLLQERGMVTLRWEKMTDSHGGAKWRVKQRVWQFSTLFSPVDNWCFRDMPPISEHLKVCPYYERESRAEKIYLPCIRDEIRTHTSCKGPTLVSLFQQKRIMM from the exons ATGTTTCTCTCCTTTCCAACACTTACAGTG AGTCATCGTTCTCGGGCCTCCAGGGTGCGACAGCATGCTCACTGTGACTCCTGCTACAGCCGGCGCTGCAGGGCTCGGGTGGAGGTCTCTGTGTGCTGTGCGTTCATCCCCTGCCGCCTGCACTGTGGAGCTCTCTTCCACCTGTGCAAAGAGGAGGATCACCTGCTGCTCTGCCCTAATGTGAGGGTGCCATGTCTCAATGCTGAATACGGCTGCCCAGTGCAGCTTCCTCGTTCCTCACAGGCAGCTCACCTCCAGGTGTGTCCTGCCAGCGTGGTGTGTTGCTCCATGGAGTGGCACCGCTGGCCGGCCAACGATGCCCATTCTTAtccaaacacagagctgcatgaAAACCTGCTCAGAGAAAAAGCACTGGGACGTTGTCTGGACTTGGCCATGGCTCTAAAAGACCAGGAGCGCCTATTTCACTCTATTAAGATGAGGAAACTTTTCCCTGAGCTAATTCagagcatggaggaggaggagaaagaggaggagaggaaggaggaagagaggaggaaggagaatgaaaggaagaaaaagacagcTTTGGAGAAGGAGGCAGCAGCAAAGGAAGCCAATGCTCACACCTGGGTGCCTTTTAGCACGTTTCAACTCCATACTTctgatgaagaagatgatgaggatgaagacaAGGATGAGGTTGAGGCTGAGGTTCAGTACGAGCCAGGGCTAAcccaggaggagagagaggaaattgCAAGGGCCTCAGGAGTGGATGCTGAATTGCTGGTAAAATACAACGCCTGGGAGCGCATGTTCAGTATGGAAATGGGAGGTTGTAGAGAAGCTGGAGGGACAGCTGTGGCAGGCAGAAGCCAGGGACTCGCTAAAGGCAGTGGAAAATGTCTGGACACTCTGATGGAGGAAGATACAGCCGATACCTGCATGGGTGCAACATCATCAAACCTCAAACAGATGGGCTGTGCAGCCTCCTCCCCGTGTCCGACCAGCAACGCAAAGAATTTTATGTACGGACATTTGGAACCGATGAAGATTATCACTGTGCGAACATTTAAAATCCCAACCAGCTTCTGTGCCAGGCAGGGCCGCATCCGCAACCCGGGTTTCTACAGGAGAGCAAGTCAGGCTGTGGACACCAGCGATCTGGGGGTGGCACCGGAGCAGATGCCAGTGTGGGAGGAAGTTcag ACCTCTCTGCTGTGCTCCCTGGAGAAGGAGCAAAGGGGTCACCTCATTGCAGAGCGAGTATGCACAGATGGTTTGTTGCAAGACGAAGGTACACAGACCTACAACTTCCTGTCAGCTCCTTTCCGGAGAAACACATCGCTGGCTGATCTGACCGCTGGAAAAAAGCTGGAGCTGCACCTTCAGCTGCAGGTGGAGAGTGTCACTAGCCGACACCACAAGGCCAGCTCCGCCTTCACCTTCCTATGTGGACACACCTTCCAGCGCAGAGAATATGGCAAACATTATAA GAACGTCCACAGTGACATCCAGATGGGTGTGAATGGATGGTTTGAGCAGAGATGCCCCCTGGCGTACCTGGGCTGCACCTTCAGCCAGAGGAGGTTTCAGCCGTCCACACATGAAGCCACTGTTATCTACAg TGAGAATATGGGCTGCTTTAGCCTGCGTCCCACTTTCCCAGGCTCTGTGGGTGATGCCTCCCAGCAGTCCAAGAGCTCCGTGGACTCCTCCACCACCCAGAGGAACAGAAAAGGCAGGCCAGGACGAGGAGAGAACTCTCTGACCTCGCTGCCCTATGAAGTGCTCTGCCATGTGGCCAGTTTCCTGGACAGCTTTTCCCTGTCTCAGCTGGCTCTGGTGTCCCAGCTCATGAGGCAGGTGTGCTCCTCTTTGCTGCAGGAGAGAGGGATGGTCACGCTGCGCTGGGAGAAGATGACTGACTCACATGGAGGAGCCAAGTGGAGGGTGAAGCAGAGG GTGTGGCAGTTCAGCACCTTGTTCTCTCCTGTGGACAACTGGTGTTTCCGAGACATGCCCCCCATTTCAGAGCACCTAAAGGTGTGTCCCTACTACGAGCGGGAGTCCCGAGCAGAGAAGATTTACTTGCCGTGTATCAGAGATGAAATCCGAACCCACACAAGCTGCAAAGGTCCCACTCTGGTTAGCTTGTTCCAGCAGAAAAGGATCATGATGTAG
- the LOC113170713 gene encoding TLC domain-containing protein 2-like, with product MDLRSTLLVIGGSACSFKLLNTVLRFLPTPEPAHLKAWKWRNISTSVAHSSLTGAWAVLCLYLQPQMVEDLISSHSLLSHSLVAVSTGYFIHDFLDMALNQSFKQSWELLLHHSVVISCFGLAVTSRRYVGFAVVSLLVEINSVFLHVRQLLLLSGRRNRLRTEMTPACPSVTYSVTSWLNVGTFLVFRVCTLGWMTRWLAVHREHIPRYVLMMGTAGLSVVSTMNTVLFYRLLRADILINTHQNN from the exons ATGGATTTGAGGTCAACACTTCTGGTCATTGGAGGATCTGCCTGCTCTTTCAAACTGCTGAACACAGTTCTCAGGTTCTTGCCAACACCAGAGCCGGCACACCTGAAAGCCTGGAAGTGGAGGAATATCAGCACTTCTGTAGCTCACAGCTCGCTGACAGGAGCATGGGCTGTGTTATG TTTATACCTTCAACCTCAGATGGTGGAGGACCTGATCTCCTCTCACTCCCTGCTCTCCCACAGCCTTGTAGCTGTATCGACAG GTTATTTTATTCATGACTTCTTGGACATGGCTTTGAACCAGTCCTTCAAACAGTCCTGGGAGCTGCTCCTCCACCACTCTGTG GTGATCTCGTGCTTCGGTTTGGCTGTGACCTCCCGTCGGTATGTGGGCTTTGCTGTGGTGTCTCTGCTGGTTGAGATCAACTCCGTTTTCCTTCATGTCAGacagctcctcctcctgtcgGGACGGAGGAACAGGCTCCGGACTGAAATGACACCCGCCTGCCCGTCTGTGACCTACAGTGTGACCAGCTGGCTCAACGTGGGAAC GTTTTTGGTGTTTCGCGTTTGTACGCTGGGCTGGATGACCCGCTGGCTGGCAGTTCACAGGGAACACATACCTCGCTATGTCCTGATGATGGGGACAGCAGGCCTGAGTGTCGTCTCCACCATGAACACAGTACTGTTTTACAGACTGCTCAGAGCAGACATCCTCATAAACACGCACCAGAACAATTAA
- the LOC113170237 gene encoding apoptosis-inducing factor 3-like has protein sequence MSVTKPPQHEFPDSDPEDSSEEVTAAVCLESELQDGQMMEVEVGHHTVLLARCQGKYSAIGNQCTHYGAPLSKGVISGNRVRCPWHGACFNVHTGDLEEYPGMDCLPSHKVKIQNSKVYVSINKKTLRQEKRIKSMGTAVPGVTHTILLLGGGAASLICAETLRQENFSGRIIMVTRDDLLPYDKTRLSKVMNVESDSILLRRMEFFHQYDIEVWLRKEAKSVDTDKKTVTFDDGSVQSYDQLLISTGCRAKGLDVPGMNLGNVKMLETPEDARQIHSVCLGCNVVLVGTSFVGMEVASYLIDKALSITVIGSSEMPYQNTLGPEIGKVTMMMLSEKNVRFYMNDNVTEVRGVDGKVKEVMLKSGKVLPADVLIVGIGIIPNSEFLQGSKLQMDSKNFVTVDKYMRTNVPDVFCGGDLATFPLAMAKNQLVNIGHWQMAQAHGRIVALNMLNKQTELNSVPFYWTVLVGKTIRYAGYGEGYTEIVMKGTFEDSKFLALYIKNDEVIAAASLNYDPAASAVAERLISRKVITKKEAQSDDLSWLQLS, from the exons ATGTCTGTGACCAAACCAC CCCAACATGAGTTTCCAGACTCTGATCCAGAGGATTCATCGGAGGAGGTGACAGCCGCTGTGTGTCTGGAGTCAGAGCTGCAGGATGGACA AATGATGGAGGTTGAAGTGGGACATCACACTGTGCTGTTGGCACGCTGCCAGGGTAAATACAGTGCTATTGGTAACCAGTGCACACACTACGGTGCTCCCCTCAGCAAAG GGGTTATTTCAGGCAACAGAGTGCGCTGTCCATGGCACGGTGCGTGTTTCAATGTCCACACTGGAGACCTGGAGGAGTACCCCGGCATGGACTGTTTACCCAGCCACAAG GTCAAAATTCAAAACAGCAAAGTGTATGTGTCTATAAACAAAAAA ACTCtcagacaagaaaaaagaataaagagtaTGGGAACTGCAGTACCAGGAGTTACTCACACTATTCTGCTGCTGGGAGGAG GGGCTGCGTCATTGATCTGCGCTGAGACCCTTCGCCAGGAAAACTTCAGTGGCCGAATCATCATGGTCACCAGAGACGACCTCTTACCCTACGACAAAACCCGACTTAGCAAG GTGATGAATGTGGAGAGTGACAGTATCCTGCTGAGGAGGATGGAGTTTTTCCATCAGTACGACATTGAAGTGTGGCTCAGGAAAGAG GCAAAGTCGGTGGACACAGACAAGAAGACAGTCACGTTTGATGATGGTTCAGTTCAGAGTTATGACCAGCTCCTTATCTCGACAGGCTGCAG AGCAAAGGGTCTCGATGTACCTGGCATGAATTTGGGAAACGTCAAGATGTTGGAGACACCAGAGGACGCCCGGCAAATCCACTCAGTCTGTCTGGGCTGCAATGTTGTCCTCGTGGGAACCTCTTTTGTTG gCATGGAAGTTGCATCTTATTTGATAGACAAAGCCTTAAGTATCACAGTGATCGGCAGCAGTGAGATGCCATACCAGAACACACTGGGTCCTGAAATTGGCAAAGTCACCATGATG ATGCTGTCAGAGAAAAATGTGAGATTCTACATGAATGATAATGTGACGGAGGTCAGAGGTGTGGATGGAAAG GTGAAGGAGGTTATGCTTAAAAGTGGGAAAGTTCTCCCAGCTGATGTTTTGATTGTTGGCATTG GCATCATCCCAAACTCAGAGTTCCTGCAGGGAAGTAAACTACAGATGGACTCAAAAAACTTTGTAACAGTCGACAAG TACATGCGCACCAATGTCCCTGATGTGTTCTGTGGGGGCGATCTGGCCACTTTTCCACTGGCGATGGCCAAAAACCAGCTGGTGAACATCGGACACTGGCAGATGGCACAAGCACATG GGAGGATTGTTGCTCTGAACATGCTGAACAAACAGACTGAACTTAATTCAGTTCCTTTCTACTGGACCGTCCTAGTGGGTAAAACCATCCGATATGCAG GTTATGGAGAAGGGTACACCGAGATTGTAATGAAAGGAACATTTGAGGACAGTAAGTTTCTGGCACTGTACATCAA GAATGATGAAGTTATAGCGGCAGCGAGCCTGAACTACGACccagcagcatcagcagtagCTGAGAGGCTCATATCAAGAAAAGTCATCACAAAGAAAGAGGCTCA ATCAGACGACCTGAGCTGGCTACAGTTGTCCTGA
- the c14h17orf97 gene encoding protein LIAT1 isoform X1: MCRFRKLLFLFLQLSSTKSERIYLRSFLFQLYSDPVRGKKQVMPEDKTCKVLQPPKSCDNNKKRKKRIKKTTVSISPPENEGKPQTVSLPPETSTVSLLPPRSPGQDRSWGSKLRATGKKDGERLCGSSRRRKKHPKDSPAPLSATNKTSSRGAAAQGFITELSAKESVRWEGVLEDPQAEEKRLELYRANRRQRYIAYREALLKETQESLRQSFPKKSTEKKAFTGTNQQETVSLLQLSID, encoded by the exons atgtgCAGGTTCAGGAAactcctgtttttatttttgcagttgtCTTCAACGAAGAGTGAGCGGATTTATCTGAGAAGTTTCTTATTTCAGTTGTATTCAGACCCGGTTAGAGGAAAGAAACAAGTCATGCCTGAAGACAAAACGTGTAAAGTGCTGCAACCTCCAAAGAGCTGTGACAAtaacaagaagagaaagaagagaataaagaaaaccaCTGTCTCCATCAGTCCTCCAGAAAATGAAG GGAAACCTCAGACTGTGTCGTTGCCTCCTGAGACCTCCACAGTGTCCCTGTTGCCCCCTCGAAGTCCAGGTCAGGACAGAAGCTGGGGGTCAAAGCTCAGAGCTACCGGTAAAAAGGACGGAGAACGGCTCTGCGGCAGCAGCCGGAGAAGAAAAAAGCACCCCAAGGATTCACCAGCTCCACTctcagcaacaaacaaaaccagcaGCCGTGGAGCCGCGGCTCAGGGATTTATAACAGAGCTCAGTGCCAAGGAGAGCGTGAGGTGGGAGGGAGTGCTGGAGGACCCCCAGGCTGAGGAGAAGAGGCTGGAGCTTTACAGAGCCAACAGACGGCAGCGTTACATCGCATACAGAGAGGCTCTGTTAAAAGAAACCCAGGAAAGCTTGAGACAGAGTTTTCCtaaaaagagcacagagaaaaaggCTTTCACTGGGACTAACCAACAGGAGACTGTGTCGTTGCTGCAGCTGAGCATAGACTAA
- the c14h17orf97 gene encoding protein LIAT1 isoform X2: MPEDKTCKVLQPPKSCDNNKKRKKRIKKTTVSISPPENEGKPQTVSLPPETSTVSLLPPRSPGQDRSWGSKLRATGKKDGERLCGSSRRRKKHPKDSPAPLSATNKTSSRGAAAQGFITELSAKESVRWEGVLEDPQAEEKRLELYRANRRQRYIAYREALLKETQESLRQSFPKKSTEKKAFTGTNQQETVSLLQLSID; encoded by the exons ATGCCTGAAGACAAAACGTGTAAAGTGCTGCAACCTCCAAAGAGCTGTGACAAtaacaagaagagaaagaagagaataaagaaaaccaCTGTCTCCATCAGTCCTCCAGAAAATGAAG GGAAACCTCAGACTGTGTCGTTGCCTCCTGAGACCTCCACAGTGTCCCTGTTGCCCCCTCGAAGTCCAGGTCAGGACAGAAGCTGGGGGTCAAAGCTCAGAGCTACCGGTAAAAAGGACGGAGAACGGCTCTGCGGCAGCAGCCGGAGAAGAAAAAAGCACCCCAAGGATTCACCAGCTCCACTctcagcaacaaacaaaaccagcaGCCGTGGAGCCGCGGCTCAGGGATTTATAACAGAGCTCAGTGCCAAGGAGAGCGTGAGGTGGGAGGGAGTGCTGGAGGACCCCCAGGCTGAGGAGAAGAGGCTGGAGCTTTACAGAGCCAACAGACGGCAGCGTTACATCGCATACAGAGAGGCTCTGTTAAAAGAAACCCAGGAAAGCTTGAGACAGAGTTTTCCtaaaaagagcacagagaaaaaggCTTTCACTGGGACTAACCAACAGGAGACTGTGTCGTTGCTGCAGCTGAGCATAGACTAA
- the LOC113170897 gene encoding trafficking regulator of GLUT4 1-like — protein sequence MAINTDAAFGKSALGEREVSNLTDFQDTEKLLNTGSTEPTGQSNLKPSDSFSLNIRGSARSLDADQNGHRSPHKSGSVGQLTPPNSASRLSLGPLPSPVPPGSLPSTYLWLAVLSCFCPAVPLNICALWYANVSRSVLHTGDIEGARKYGRLSMVLSCMAMLLGVAVIIFIVLTLGINPRHKTITLS from the exons ATGGCGATCAACACTGATGCTGCGTTTGGGAAAAGCGCCCTCGGCGAGAGGGAAGTTTCAAATCTCACCGATTTCCAAGACACGGAAAAGCTGCTGAACACCGGCAGCACCGAGCCCACCGGGCAGAGCAACCTCAAACCGTCCGACTCCTTTTCCCTCAACATCAGAGGCAGCGCACGGTCCCTTGACGCGGATCAGAACGGACACAGATCCCCGCACAAGTCGGGCTCCGTCGGGCAACTGACCCCACCCAACTCCGCGTCCCGGCTCAGCTTGGGCCCGCTGCCCTCCCCGGTGCCGCCCGGCTCCTTGCCCTCGACCTACCTCTGGCTCGCCGTGCTGTCCTGCTTCTGCCCCGCTGTGCCGCTCAACATTTGCGCCCTGTGGTATGCCAATGTG TCGAGGTCTGTTCTCCACACAGGAGATATTGAAGGAGCAAGAAAGTATGGGCGTCTGTCTATGGTGCTCAGCTGTATGGCCATGCTGCTGGGTGTGGCTGTCATCATCTTCATAGTGCTTACACTAGGTATAAACCCAAGACATAAAACAATCACACTCAGCTGA